In Rhodoferax koreense, a genomic segment contains:
- a CDS encoding alpha/beta fold hydrolase, with amino-acid sequence MPFTDAALDAALHLDTPALIPQLLAMATRRETPCGDGHVVWHIWGEASELPPVVLFHGGSGSWTHWVRNIAPLVQAGRQVLVPDLPGFGDSALPAQGRDADALVAPLEAGLRLLLGTPGASGHRACDLVGFSFGGLTAGLLAAAHPARVHRLVVCGAPGLGLASRRAVQLTGWRHLADPAEVEAVHRLNLKALMFADAASITPLALALHAANVVRDRMPGRRLAYSDALLQALAVVTCPVFAIYGREDVLYLGKLEALEAALASAPGFRGLRFIDHAGHWVQFEQAAAFDAALREALAPPAAAFPVPIGS; translated from the coding sequence ATGCCGTTCACCGATGCCGCCCTCGACGCCGCCCTGCACCTCGACACACCCGCGCTGATTCCACAACTGCTGGCCATGGCCACGCGCCGCGAAACGCCGTGCGGCGATGGCCATGTGGTCTGGCACATCTGGGGCGAGGCCAGCGAATTGCCACCGGTGGTGTTGTTCCATGGCGGCAGCGGCAGCTGGACGCATTGGGTCCGCAATATCGCGCCGCTCGTCCAGGCCGGCCGCCAGGTCCTGGTGCCCGATCTGCCGGGTTTCGGCGACTCGGCGCTACCTGCGCAGGGGCGCGACGCCGATGCGCTGGTGGCGCCGCTCGAGGCCGGCCTGCGACTGCTGCTCGGTACGCCTGGCGCCTCCGGCCACCGGGCCTGCGATCTCGTGGGTTTTTCGTTCGGGGGGCTCACCGCCGGGCTGCTGGCAGCCGCGCATCCCGCCCGCGTGCACCGCCTGGTGGTCTGTGGTGCGCCGGGGCTGGGCCTGGCCTCGCGCCGCGCCGTGCAGTTGACCGGTTGGCGGCATCTGGCCGATCCCGCCGAGGTCGAAGCCGTGCATCGCTTGAACCTCAAGGCTCTGATGTTCGCCGACGCGGCCTCCATCACACCGCTGGCGCTGGCCCTGCACGCCGCCAACGTGGTGCGCGACCGCATGCCGGGCCGCCGCCTGGCCTACAGCGACGCCCTGCTGCAGGCGTTGGCCGTCGTGACCTGTCCGGTTTTCGCCATCTACGGCCGTGAAGATGTGCTGTACCTAGGCAAGCTGGAGGCACTTGAAGCGGCGCTGGCCTCGGCGCCTGGTTTCCGTGGCCTGCGGTTCATCGACCATGCGGGCCATTGGGTGCAGTTCGAGCAGGCGGCGGCGTTCGATGCGGCCTTGCGGGAAGCGCTCGCCCCTCCGGCCGCCGCATTCCCCGTTCCGATCGGCTCCTGA
- a CDS encoding PQQ-dependent sugar dehydrogenase → MVFQRIFSTSLVAVAAASLVAGCGETAKLTVLDGTGATPTLPEPNPTLIPTVNIAPAQGWPAGATPKAAAGTKVQAFASGLDHPRWVMTLPNGDVLVAESNAPPKPEDGKGIKGWVMKKVMARAGAGVPSANRITLLRDTDGDGVADQRSVLLAGLNSPFGMALVGNRLFVANSDAVVGFPYKTGDTQISAPGTPLVALPAGPINHHWTKNVIASADGSKLYVTVGSNSNVAENGIEAETGRAAVWEVDAQTGAHRVFASGLRNPNGMAWTPASAGSAPTLWTVVNERDEIGSDLVPDYMTSVRDGAFYGWPYSYYGQHVDVRVKPPAPEMVAKATVPDYALGPHTASLGLAWSAGTTLPAVFAQGMFIGQHGSWNRKPHSGYKVVFVPFQNGKPAGAPVDVLTGFLSDDGKALGRPVGVALDKTGALLVADDVGNVIWRVSAQ, encoded by the coding sequence ATGGTTTTTCAGCGTATTTTTTCGACCAGCCTGGTGGCGGTGGCAGCCGCGTCGTTGGTGGCGGGCTGCGGCGAGACCGCCAAACTGACGGTGCTCGACGGCACCGGCGCCACGCCCACGCTCCCCGAGCCGAACCCCACGCTGATTCCCACCGTGAACATCGCCCCGGCCCAGGGATGGCCGGCAGGTGCCACGCCGAAGGCGGCGGCCGGCACCAAGGTGCAGGCCTTCGCCAGCGGCCTGGACCATCCGCGCTGGGTCATGACGCTGCCCAACGGCGACGTGCTGGTGGCCGAGAGCAATGCGCCGCCCAAGCCGGAGGACGGCAAGGGCATCAAGGGCTGGGTGATGAAGAAGGTGATGGCCCGCGCCGGGGCCGGTGTGCCGAGCGCCAACCGGATCACGCTGTTGCGCGACACCGATGGCGACGGCGTGGCAGACCAGCGCAGCGTGCTGCTGGCCGGCCTGAATTCGCCCTTCGGCATGGCGCTGGTGGGCAACAGGCTGTTCGTCGCGAATTCGGACGCGGTGGTCGGCTTCCCCTACAAAACCGGTGACACGCAGATCAGCGCGCCGGGCACGCCGCTCGTGGCCCTGCCCGCCGGCCCGATCAACCACCACTGGACGAAGAACGTGATCGCCAGCGCGGACGGCAGCAAGCTCTACGTGACCGTGGGCTCGAACAGCAACGTGGCCGAAAACGGCATCGAGGCCGAAACCGGCCGCGCCGCCGTCTGGGAGGTCGACGCGCAGACCGGCGCCCATCGCGTGTTCGCCTCGGGCCTGCGCAACCCGAACGGCATGGCCTGGACACCGGCTTCCGCCGGGTCCGCGCCGACGCTGTGGACCGTGGTCAACGAGCGCGACGAGATCGGCAGCGACCTCGTGCCGGACTACATGACGTCCGTGCGCGACGGCGCGTTCTACGGTTGGCCGTATAGCTACTACGGCCAGCACGTGGATGTGCGCGTGAAGCCCCCTGCGCCCGAGATGGTGGCCAAGGCGACCGTGCCCGATTACGCGCTCGGGCCGCACACGGCTTCTCTCGGCCTGGCCTGGTCCGCCGGCACCACGCTGCCCGCCGTGTTCGCCCAGGGCATGTTCATCGGGCAGCACGGCTCATGGAACCGCAAGCCGCACAGCGGCTACAAGGTGGTGTTCGTACCGTTCCAGAACGGCAAGCCGGCCGGCGCGCCCGTGGACGTGCTCACCGGTTTCCTCAGCGACGACGGCAAGGCCCTCGGGCGCCCGGTGGGCGTGGCCCTGGACAAGACGGGCGCCCTGCTGGTGGCCGACGACGTGGGCAACGTCATCTGGCGGGTGTCGGCGCAGTAG
- a CDS encoding magnesium and cobalt transport protein CorA, whose protein sequence is MLINCVVYQQGAKLADIPVQQISEYLARPGTFVWVALQDATAEELAEMQAQFGLHELAVEDAQHGHQRPKIEEYGPSIFAVLHLVEIDPADPVSLHVGEVDVFTGRNYVLSVRNRSKVGFLGVRERCEREPELLTNGAGFVLYALMDAVVDRYFPIIDAFESELETIEQQIFTSGAARANIERLYELKRRVMVLKHAVAPLLEGTSRLHGGRVPQMCAGVQDYFRDVVDHLARINGSIDTIRDTIGTAIQVNLAMVTIEEGEVTKKLAAYASIFAVCTAFAGIWGMNFEAMPELKWRYGYPVALLVIAVACGLVYRKFRKAGWV, encoded by the coding sequence ATGCTCATCAATTGTGTGGTCTACCAGCAAGGCGCCAAGCTGGCCGACATCCCCGTCCAACAGATCAGTGAATACCTCGCCCGGCCCGGCACCTTCGTCTGGGTGGCGCTGCAGGACGCCACCGCCGAGGAGCTTGCCGAGATGCAGGCCCAGTTCGGCCTGCACGAACTGGCGGTGGAAGACGCCCAGCATGGCCACCAGCGACCCAAGATCGAGGAATACGGCCCGTCCATCTTTGCCGTGCTGCACCTGGTGGAGATCGACCCGGCCGATCCCGTGTCATTGCATGTGGGCGAGGTCGACGTGTTCACCGGGCGCAACTACGTGCTGTCGGTGCGCAACCGCAGCAAGGTCGGCTTCCTCGGCGTGCGCGAGCGCTGCGAACGCGAACCCGAACTCTTGACCAACGGCGCGGGCTTCGTGCTGTATGCGCTGATGGACGCGGTGGTGGACCGTTACTTTCCGATCATCGATGCCTTCGAGTCCGAACTCGAAACCATCGAGCAGCAGATCTTCACTTCCGGCGCGGCGCGCGCCAACATCGAGCGGCTGTACGAGCTCAAGCGGCGCGTGATGGTGCTCAAACACGCCGTGGCCCCGTTGCTCGAAGGCACGAGCCGACTGCATGGCGGACGCGTGCCGCAGATGTGCGCCGGCGTGCAGGACTACTTCCGCGACGTGGTGGACCATCTGGCGCGCATCAACGGCTCGATCGACACCATCCGCGACACCATCGGCACGGCCATCCAGGTGAACCTGGCCATGGTGACCATCGAGGAAGGCGAAGTCACGAAGAAACTGGCCGCCTATGCCAGCATCTTCGCGGTGTGCACGGCGTTCGCCGGCATCTGGGGCATGAACTTCGAAGCCATGCCGGAACTCAAGTGGCGCTACGGCTACCCGGTGGCCCTGCTGGTGATCGCCGTCGCCTGCGGCCTGGTCTACCGCAAGTTCAGGAAGGCAGGGTGGGTCTGA
- a CDS encoding substrate-binding periplasmic protein, producing the protein MCNLEPRGTQLRPTTRRTVLAALGMALSATSFGQAPAPEIYLVSDEWHDLTRRDGTGLYFDLIRMVYERRGVKIRIGIFPYARTVQMVKEKQADAWVASFLHEKDFPLYPKWHFDQNAQMVVFRKTLPGGYSGLASLRNKRVGWLRDFGLDRYILEPMKINEVDSIKSAFLMLENDRFDYFIGAKSDLEDGIKKDKIDMGRYEMVFAMNLGLYLAFADTERGRSFRAMWDKEMEGLHKTDAFKAVYKKYGYDYPFP; encoded by the coding sequence ATGTGCAACCTGGAACCCCGCGGAACCCAGTTGCGGCCGACCACTCGCCGCACGGTGCTCGCCGCCCTCGGCATGGCGCTGTCGGCAACGTCGTTCGGCCAGGCCCCTGCGCCCGAGATCTACCTCGTCTCCGACGAATGGCACGACCTCACGCGCCGCGACGGCACCGGGCTGTATTTCGACCTGATCCGCATGGTCTACGAGCGCCGGGGCGTGAAGATCAGGATCGGCATCTTTCCCTATGCCCGCACGGTGCAGATGGTGAAGGAGAAGCAGGCCGACGCCTGGGTCGCCTCCTTCCTGCACGAGAAGGATTTCCCGCTCTATCCGAAATGGCATTTCGACCAGAACGCCCAGATGGTGGTGTTCCGCAAGACCCTTCCCGGCGGCTACAGCGGGCTCGCTTCGCTGCGCAACAAACGCGTGGGTTGGCTGCGCGACTTCGGGCTGGACCGCTACATCCTCGAGCCGATGAAGATCAACGAGGTGGACTCGATCAAGAGCGCCTTCCTGATGCTGGAGAACGACCGCTTCGACTACTTCATCGGCGCCAAGTCCGATCTGGAGGACGGCATCAAGAAGGACAAGATCGACATGGGCCGCTACGAGATGGTGTTCGCCATGAATCTCGGCCTGTACCTGGCCTTCGCCGATACCGAGCGCGGCCGGAGCTTCCGGGCGATGTGGGACAAGGAAATGGAGGGCCTGCACAAGACCGACGCCTTCAAGGCCGTCTACAAGAAGTACGGCTACGACTACCCGTTCCCTTGA
- a CDS encoding transglutaminase-like domain-containing protein, producing the protein MLIQIGYDIELSVTAPTALIYMLQVHPSRAADLVAPENITISPPLQTDFYQDAFDNHCARVHIPYGTSTVRLQNQATIRDSGLPDPVDFYAYEHAPADLPVETLQFLLPSRYCDFDGELLAFAWSRFNGVPQGWQRVQAVCDFVHQHIRFDYQTARPTRTALDGFREGVGVCRDYTHLAISLCRCLNIPARYVTGYLGDIGIPPVPYPMDFSAWFEVYLGDRWHTFDARHNTPRIGRVVIARGRDAADVPITMAFGANSLLRFNVTTDEVF; encoded by the coding sequence ATGCTCATCCAGATCGGCTATGACATCGAATTGAGCGTGACCGCTCCCACCGCGCTGATCTACATGCTGCAGGTGCACCCCTCCAGGGCGGCGGACCTGGTTGCGCCCGAGAACATCACCATCAGCCCGCCGCTGCAGACCGACTTCTACCAGGACGCGTTCGACAACCATTGCGCACGCGTCCATATCCCGTACGGCACCAGCACCGTGCGGCTCCAGAACCAGGCCACCATCCGCGACAGCGGCCTGCCCGATCCGGTGGACTTCTACGCCTATGAACACGCGCCCGCCGATCTGCCGGTGGAGACACTGCAGTTCCTGCTGCCCAGCCGCTATTGTGATTTTGACGGGGAACTGCTCGCATTCGCCTGGAGCCGTTTCAACGGCGTGCCGCAGGGATGGCAACGGGTTCAGGCCGTCTGCGATTTCGTGCACCAGCACATCCGCTTCGACTACCAGACCGCTCGCCCGACACGCACCGCGCTCGACGGCTTCCGCGAAGGTGTGGGCGTGTGCCGCGACTACACGCACTTGGCGATTTCGCTGTGCCGTTGCCTGAACATTCCCGCGCGCTACGTCACCGGCTACCTCGGTGATATCGGCATTCCGCCCGTGCCGTATCCGATGGACTTCAGCGCCTGGTTCGAGGTCTACCTGGGCGACCGCTGGCACACCTTTGACGCGCGCCACAACACGCCGCGCATCGGCCGCGTGGTCATCGCCCGCGGGCGCGACGCCGCCGACGTACCCATCACCATGGCGTTCGGTGCCAATTCGCTACTGCGCTTCAACGTCACCACCGACGAAGTGTTCTGA
- a CDS encoding DUF3606 domain-containing protein codes for MADHHQTSAASDHGDINITEPREVNYWTAALGVSEAALRRAVASVGVSAEEIRVSLGMPPSAGRGTTAAGAP; via the coding sequence ATGGCAGATCACCACCAAACATCCGCTGCATCGGACCACGGCGACATCAACATCACCGAGCCGCGCGAGGTGAACTACTGGACCGCCGCACTCGGCGTCAGCGAGGCCGCCTTGCGCCGGGCAGTGGCATCCGTGGGCGTGTCGGCGGAGGAGATCCGGGTGAGTCTCGGCATGCCGCCCAGCGCCGGCCGCGGTACCACAGCCGCCGGTGCACCGTAA